The Microbulbifer sp. YPW1 genome contains a region encoding:
- a CDS encoding ATP-binding protein — MSNAYPPNKKEGGLNLATPDELEGLQPTQALTQVQYLHSLLLSTNRGVWEWHPSTGVQRATGNLWQRLHRDPESALCGVWSGDLSLVHSDDRDGLIALRSRLCEQGTFVDTSIRAFARDGQPLWLRLWARALTAPGGERFFLGGCTDYSESFSSKSFSYFSGERFHHALDMVGDGLWEWDLRADEVVLDATCWRMLGYTRGQSDSGARAALARWKTHMVADDYPDVKQALEDNVREQLPLDVEFRLKHREGGTVWVRCRGNVQRSSGGEPVRVLGTLQDITASKKKQLKLEQELRRLKRESVDRADLISSLSHELRTPLNAILGYSQLVELDQSLNPDQRRRLAEIRKAGQHLLHLAGDVLDLARIDSQRLAPSIERVQPATLVADCRQLLEPLAETRKVSLTFEPLGWERAHVLADPTRFKQVVLNLMGNAIKYNRENGRVVITFAPQAEGWLRLSVLDTGSGIASAMQSRVFEPFNRLGAEQGKIEGTGVGLAIAKQLTEAMGGRIGFDSEEGQGSVFWVEFMMHDAPDEVLQMAARPDYTRSLPPCKLLYVTSRTASASRLKAVLAAVQQVEVQVVDDAMKGIFTARTGAPDIIVFDAELPGVSLRDFSEILCGDKATAHMPLMAIVDRRCDFAHVCLPTSYDLAMLAEGLRDCLSLKSVAGGIAAHNRAAPE; from the coding sequence GTGTCGAACGCATATCCCCCCAACAAAAAAGAAGGCGGCCTGAATCTCGCTACGCCAGACGAGCTCGAGGGTCTGCAGCCGACGCAGGCGCTGACCCAAGTGCAGTATCTGCACAGCCTTCTATTGAGTACCAATCGCGGTGTTTGGGAATGGCATCCGTCTACCGGCGTCCAGCGTGCAACCGGCAACCTTTGGCAGCGACTGCACCGGGATCCGGAATCAGCGCTGTGTGGTGTATGGAGTGGTGATCTCTCGCTGGTGCACTCCGATGATCGCGATGGCCTGATTGCGCTGCGCTCCCGTCTGTGTGAGCAGGGCACCTTTGTGGATACCAGTATTCGTGCCTTTGCCCGCGATGGCCAACCTCTGTGGTTGCGTCTGTGGGCGCGTGCGCTCACCGCGCCCGGGGGCGAGCGGTTTTTCCTGGGTGGATGTACCGACTACAGCGAATCCTTCTCCTCCAAGTCTTTTTCTTATTTTTCCGGCGAGCGCTTCCACCACGCACTGGATATGGTCGGTGACGGACTATGGGAGTGGGACTTGCGCGCCGACGAAGTCGTGCTCGATGCGACTTGCTGGCGCATGCTGGGCTATACCCGTGGGCAGAGTGATAGCGGTGCACGGGCTGCACTTGCGCGCTGGAAGACCCATATGGTCGCTGACGATTACCCCGACGTGAAACAGGCGCTGGAAGACAACGTTCGCGAGCAATTACCCCTGGATGTTGAGTTCCGCCTGAAGCATCGGGAGGGTGGTACTGTATGGGTGCGTTGCCGTGGCAATGTACAGCGCAGTAGTGGTGGTGAACCGGTACGTGTACTGGGCACGCTGCAGGATATTACTGCGAGCAAGAAGAAACAGCTAAAGCTGGAACAGGAATTGCGACGCTTGAAGCGGGAGAGTGTCGACCGGGCCGACTTGATTTCCAGTCTTAGTCACGAATTGCGTACCCCGCTCAATGCCATTCTCGGCTACAGCCAGCTGGTGGAGCTGGATCAGAGTCTCAACCCGGATCAGCGCCGACGTCTGGCAGAGATCCGCAAGGCCGGGCAGCACCTGCTGCATCTGGCGGGTGATGTGCTGGATCTGGCGCGCATCGACAGCCAGCGTCTGGCGCCATCTATTGAGCGGGTGCAGCCGGCCACACTGGTAGCGGACTGCCGTCAGTTGCTCGAGCCGCTCGCGGAAACCCGCAAGGTAAGCCTGACCTTTGAGCCTCTCGGCTGGGAGCGCGCCCATGTGCTTGCGGATCCCACCCGTTTCAAGCAGGTGGTACTCAATCTGATGGGCAATGCAATCAAGTACAACCGCGAAAACGGACGGGTTGTAATCACCTTTGCGCCGCAGGCGGAAGGTTGGCTGCGCCTGAGTGTGCTGGATACTGGTAGCGGCATTGCCAGTGCTATGCAATCCAGAGTGTTTGAGCCGTTTAATCGTCTTGGGGCCGAGCAGGGGAAAATCGAGGGAACCGGTGTGGGGCTCGCGATAGCCAAGCAGCTGACTGAGGCCATGGGTGGCAGGATAGGTTTTGATAGTGAAGAGGGGCAGGGCTCGGTATTCTGGGTGGAGTTCATGATGCACGATGCCCCGGACGAAGTGCTGCAAATGGCTGCACGTCCTGATTACACGCGTTCATTGCCGCCTTGTAAACTGTTGTACGTGACGAGCAGAACTGCTTCTGCGAGCCGCCTGAAAGCGGTGTTGGCCGCCGTGCAACAGGTTGAGGTACAGGTCGTCGACGACGCAATGAAAGGTATTTTCACTGCGCGTACCGGTGCGCCGGATATCATCGTATTTGATGCAGAGTTACCCGGTGTTTCGCTGCGGGATTTTTCTGAAATCCTGTGCGGAGATAAGGCAACGGCACATATGCCGTTAATGGCGATTGTGGATCGGCGTTGTGACTTTGCTCACGTGTGCCTGCCCACGAGCTATGACCTGGCCATGCTTGCCGAGGGCTTGCGCGATTGCCTGAGCCTTAAATCGGTGGCCGGTGGGATTGCAGCGCATAATCGTGCTGCACCGGAATAA
- a CDS encoding fatty acid desaturase has protein sequence MNAAPEAPRIWLTTILFASTALAALILVPLYGVLVGYHWYQWLAFAVLGAFCGFSITAGYHRLWSHRTYEAHWSLRLFYALFGAASLQNSALIWCSGHRRHHRHCDDNDHDPYSAKRGFWFSHIGWMLRDYPSGQVDFDNAKDLQRDKIVMWQHNHYVPITVAMNVGVPLVLGLLTGDVLGMLLLAGVLRIVVNHHTTFFINSLAHIWGRRPYTDENTARDNDLLAFFTFGEGYHNYHHIFQTDYRNGIRWYHWDPTKWLIKTASWLGLARNLKTVPAMRIQRAMLTMQFKRAEQQLEHSKHKESWKQLLEREAQDFSAALSEWKELQQKRYVNAREQLVSKWENATIRTRVKELEYSLKMQRKRLQIMMEQFHLAPATA, from the coding sequence ATGAATGCTGCTCCCGAAGCCCCGCGCATCTGGCTGACGACGATTCTGTTCGCCAGTACAGCGCTGGCGGCACTGATCCTGGTTCCGCTGTACGGCGTACTTGTGGGCTACCACTGGTACCAGTGGCTGGCATTTGCGGTACTGGGCGCTTTCTGTGGCTTCTCCATCACTGCTGGATACCACCGCCTGTGGTCACACCGCACTTATGAGGCCCACTGGTCTCTGCGCCTGTTTTATGCGCTGTTTGGCGCCGCCTCGCTACAGAACAGTGCACTGATCTGGTGTTCCGGTCACCGCCGTCACCATCGCCACTGTGACGATAATGATCACGACCCCTATTCCGCCAAGCGCGGTTTCTGGTTTTCCCACATCGGCTGGATGCTGCGAGACTACCCCAGTGGCCAGGTCGACTTCGACAACGCCAAGGACCTGCAGCGGGACAAGATTGTAATGTGGCAGCACAACCACTATGTGCCGATCACCGTGGCGATGAATGTGGGCGTGCCCCTGGTACTCGGCCTGCTTACCGGCGATGTACTCGGTATGCTTCTGCTGGCAGGTGTACTGCGTATAGTGGTCAACCACCACACCACCTTCTTCATCAATTCTCTTGCCCATATCTGGGGCCGCCGCCCTTATACGGATGAAAACACCGCACGGGACAATGATCTGTTGGCATTTTTCACCTTTGGTGAGGGATATCACAACTATCACCATATTTTCCAGACCGATTACCGCAACGGCATCCGCTGGTATCATTGGGATCCCACCAAGTGGTTGATCAAAACCGCCAGCTGGCTTGGGCTGGCCCGAAACCTGAAAACAGTCCCGGCAATGCGTATCCAGCGGGCCATGCTGACCATGCAATTCAAGCGTGCGGAGCAGCAGCTCGAGCACTCAAAACACAAAGAGAGCTGGAAGCAGTTGCTAGAGCGCGAAGCCCAGGACTTCTCGGCCGCGCTTTCCGAGTGGAAAGAACTCCAGCAGAAGCGCTATGTGAATGCCCGCGAACAGCTGGTGAGCAAATGGGAAAATGCCACCATCCGCACCCGGGTGAAAGAACTGGAATACAGCCTCAAGATGCAGCGCAAGCGCCTGCAGATCATGATGGAACAATTCCACCTGGCGCCGGCTACGGCCTGA